CTCCTATCTCTTCGACGTAACCATGAGAGACAGTTCTCACACCACAATTCTTACAGAACTGATGAGAGTTACTGAATGTCCCGAACTTATAAGAACTCAAACTCTCTTCTCCGCTCAAAAGACGGAAAGCAGAAGGCTTAATGATAGCCGACCAATTTCGGACTTTCCTGCAGAACGAACAATTGCATCTTCCAGTACCTTGGCTTAGATCAATATCTACCTCGAACTTTACTGCTCCACAATGACAACTTCCTTTATATGTTTTCAGGCTCATGTTTGTTTTCCTTTTGAAAGCGAAAGGACCAACCAAGAGAGGCTTTAAATCAAGGCTCTTAACGCAGATCCAAGGCTTTTTAATGAGAACAGTATAAGAGCCTATTCATGACAAGAAATGTCATATTTTGAAGAAAGGTACAAAAAAAAATTTAATCTAATCCACTAT
This genomic window from Leptospira semungkisensis contains:
- a CDS encoding GFA family protein — its product is MSLKTYKGSCHCGAVKFEVDIDLSQGTGRCNCSFCRKVRNWSAIIKPSAFRLLSGEESLSSYKFGTFSNSHQFCKNCGVRTVSHGYVEEIGGAYVSVAISSLDGVEPSELIDVPVWYSDGLNNNWRNPPAEIRHL